The sequence TCGGATCGAGGTGCCCGCCGTAGGGCGTCACCGCGTGCCCCGCCGGGTAGATCCGCGGCCCGGTGTGCCAGCCCGCCTCGATCGCGCGCTGCAGGGCGACATCGAGGAGGTAGCCACCCGTTTTGACCATCAATCCGAGATTGCGCACGGTGGTGAAGCCGGCCTCGAGGGTGGTGCGGGCATTGACCGCACCCCGCAAGGTGCGGTACGCGGGGTCGTCCTGCACACCGTGCATCGGACTCGGCAGACCTTCGGGACCGCCGGGTCCGCCGATCAGCAGGTTGAGTTCCATGTCCATCAGACCGGGCAGGAGCGTGACGTCGCCCAGATCGATGTCGTTGTCCTGGTTCTGCGGCACCTCAAAGGGATTGACCGCCGAGATCCGGTTGCCGTCGATCACCACCACAGCCGGTGAGCGCACCTCGCCGGCCTCCACGTCGGCCCAACGCGCGGCGCGAAGGAGGGTGACCGGGCCGGTGCTGGATGGATGCTCGGACAAGCCTCGCTCCGTCACGGCACCGGTTCTGACACACAGTCCAGCGTGGTGGCGCCCGTGTCGGGGACCTTCGGTTGCTTCCAGCACTCAACCGGAAACGACGCCTGAATCATCGAATAGAGAAGATGCATCAGATTGAGCACATCGTCGGGCATCTCGTCCAGGGAGAACTTGTCGCAGTAGGCGATGGCCTCCTCGGCACGCGCGGTGATCGCGTCGTAGAAGGCCTGGAGCTCCTTCATCGAACTGGCCAGCCTCTTGGCGTACCGTTCGGCCTCGGTGGCCAGACACCAGTCCGAGAACTCCTCGAGGTCGGCGAACTCGGGCGGCAGTTTCGCCGTCGACTCGGCGGTCGTCACCTCACACCCCCGCGGTCTTGCGTCGGTAGTCCGCAACCCAAGCCGCGGTCTCGGTGTGAAGATGCCGGATGAGCACCTCCTGGTCGCAGAGCAGGAAGTTGTCCAGCACCCGCGATTCGACCATCGTCTGCGTCGCCTCCAAGGTGTTGGCGTCCTGCAGCCCGTACTCCTTGAAAGACACCGCGGCGAGTTCCTGCGCGATGCGCTCCCGAGGAGTTCTCGGCTGCGGGAAATACACCGTGCCTTCGAAAATGTGCGTGTTGAACGACGTCGGCCAGTAGTGATAGGTCAGATACCAACCCTGTCCCCAGAACAGGATCACGAAATTCGGGAACAGCTGGAACGAGTCGAGCCCCCACGGATCGCATTTCGCCGGGTTGAGTCCCGCCGGCATCTCGCCGAGATCCGGTTTGTCCCATGGCCCGAACAATCCGCTCTGGCAGATGTCCTCGATCGGCTTGCGCATCTCGTCGGCCATCTCCCAGGCCCGGATACCCGACGTGCTCACCAACCGGTGTGGCCCGTCGATGCGATAGTGCGGAGCCTCGAAGCCCGCCTCGGCCGCAGCCTTCGAATATGCCGTCGGGGACTGGTTCGCGTGCAACACAGGTGCGTGGTAGAACTCCTGGAACGCATCCATGTAGAGCTTCCAGTTGGCCTTCACTTCCGACCGGTAATGGAACCGCGAGGTCATCTTGTCGAACGGATATCCCTCGAGATCGGTGATCATCGGCCCCAGGAAATCACGCAGGCCCTGCTCGGGCTCATCGGCGAAGTTGACGAAGATGAACCCTTCCCACACCTCGCAGTGCACGGGCACCAGGCCGTAGCGGCTCTTGTCGAGGTCGAAAAACTCCCCCTCCTGCTGGACGAAGGTGAGATTGCCGTCGAGGTCGTAGCGCCAGGCGTGGTACTTACAGGTGAACTGGCGGCACACGCCGCTGGTCTCCTCCAGCGGCATGTCGTTCCACACCAGCTTGTTGCCGCGGTGCCGGCAGATGTTGTGGAACGCCTTGACTTCACCGCTGGCGGTGCGAACCACGATGATGGAGGTGTTGACGACCTTGAGTTCCTTGGTGAAATAGCTGCCCTTGCGTGGGATGCTTTCGACCCGACCAACGTTCAGCCACGCACGACGGAACACGGCCTTTCGCTCGAGTTCGTAGAATTCCGGGTCCACGGAGTCCTCGTAAGAAACCGGACCGGTTCCCAGCTGTGGGTAGTGCTCAGTCCAGCTGCCTTCCGGCGGCTTGGGAAATCGAGGCATCGTCGTCTCCTGTCGACTGTCGTCGATGGCCGCGCCGCCCACCCGCGAAGCGCCCGGCAAGTGTCTCAGGCAAACGTTCAGCCGCAGCTACCTTTTCGGGCATTTCGCAGAGACGACCAACCCGACGGTATATGCTTCACGCGGCAATCGCAAGTAGTTGATATTGACCCGTGTCCGGGTGAGAGGTAGTAGAGGTCGTGACCACACTGGAAACTCGCGAACCGAACTTCGCGCGCCCGGTCGCACCGCATCGCGGTCGTATCTACCTCGGCGTGGGACTGCTGACGGGAGTCGTGTTTCTCGCCATGACGATCGGCGTCCAATTCGGTCTGATCGCACCGAATCTGACCTCCGACGTGATCGCCAACCTCCTCTTCGGCGTACCGGTGATACTCGTTCCGCTCGTCATCCTGTGGGACGCGCCCGGCGAAAGTCGAACCCGGCTCGACAAGGCGGCGGAGCTGACGCTGTTCTATTTGCCGTATACGGCATGCAGTCAGATCGGCTACGAGTTGATGTTCCTCATCGGGCACCCGCTCGGCCTGTGGACTCCCACGACCGATCCCGGCTGGAAATGGCTGTGGTGGCAGTACGCACTGGCCGACACCCGCTACGTCAGCGGCAACCCGTGGATCTTCGCGCTGGAGGTGGTCGGAGTGATCACCGGAGTCGTCGTGCTCCTCACCTGGACGAGGTTGATCAAGGTCGACCTGGCCACGGAATCGCGGATCCGCTACCTCTGGGCCGCATTTGCCGGGTGCGCGGTGTTGATGAGCAGCACCGCGGTGTACTTCCTGGCGGAGGTGGGCGCCGGCTTCGGCAACATCGGCCA is a genomic window of Mycobacterium sp. ITM-2016-00318 containing:
- a CDS encoding emopamil-binding protein — protein: MTTLETREPNFARPVAPHRGRIYLGVGLLTGVVFLAMTIGVQFGLIAPNLTSDVIANLLFGVPVILVPLVILWDAPGESRTRLDKAAELTLFYLPYTACSQIGYELMFLIGHPLGLWTPTTDPGWKWLWWQYALADTRYVSGNPWIFALEVVGVITGVVVLLTWTRLIKVDLATESRIRYLWAAFAGCAVLMSSTAVYFLAEVGAGFGNIGQGAYGLGFKFIAENVPFIVLPPLVLYAIHLQIDYLTRRAGAQAVRTLPESS
- a CDS encoding aromatic ring-hydroxylating dioxygenase subunit alpha is translated as MPRFPKPPEGSWTEHYPQLGTGPVSYEDSVDPEFYELERKAVFRRAWLNVGRVESIPRKGSYFTKELKVVNTSIIVVRTASGEVKAFHNICRHRGNKLVWNDMPLEETSGVCRQFTCKYHAWRYDLDGNLTFVQQEGEFFDLDKSRYGLVPVHCEVWEGFIFVNFADEPEQGLRDFLGPMITDLEGYPFDKMTSRFHYRSEVKANWKLYMDAFQEFYHAPVLHANQSPTAYSKAAAEAGFEAPHYRIDGPHRLVSTSGIRAWEMADEMRKPIEDICQSGLFGPWDKPDLGEMPAGLNPAKCDPWGLDSFQLFPNFVILFWGQGWYLTYHYWPTSFNTHIFEGTVYFPQPRTPRERIAQELAAVSFKEYGLQDANTLEATQTMVESRVLDNFLLCDQEVLIRHLHTETAAWVADYRRKTAGV